The stretch of DNA CATCTAGCCCTCCTTAATCGCGTAGTAACTCTTCCCATCCCGCGTGCGGCGCTCGATCCTCCCCGCCTCGGCGAGCCGGGCGAGGTACTTCCCGACCTCGGCCGGATTGATCCCGAGGGAGTCGGACAGATCGACGGTGGTGCACGGCCGGACCGCGAGGATCCTGATGATCTCGGCCTCGATCTCATCAGCGCGTGCGAGCTTAGAGCGCGACGAGGTCCGCTGTGGAACGACCACGATCGGGATCCCGGGCAACGCCGCCTCCATCCGGGCCTGGATCCGATTGAGCTGCTCCGCGGGAACGGGATCGACCGGTTCCTCCGGCGGGCGCACAGGGGAGTTCAGATCCACCTCGCACGGCTCGATCGCCCGCACCCTCTCGATGAGTCGGGAGACCGCTGCATCGTCGGCGTTCGAACCGTAGCGCTCCGACTGAACGAGCATCACCTCAAGCCGAACCGGGACCCTTCGCGCGAGCCTTCCGATCGCGTCCGCAATCGCATCGATCTCGAACCCGT from Candidatus Bipolaricaulota bacterium encodes:
- a CDS encoding radical SAM protein, which codes for MAIVYGPVPSRRLGMSLGIDPIPRLVCTFDCVYCQLGRKRYKVHGPEEVAEPFPTPDEIADAVKAALAEHSHIDYITFSGSGEPTLNPRLGEAVEKIRRFTQIPIALITNSSLLTRPEVFAAAASFDLVVPSLDAGDQPTFVRINRPAYGFEIDAIADAIGRLARRVPVRLEVMLVQSERYGSNADDAAVSRLIERVRAIEPCEVDLNSPVRPPEEPVDPVPAEQLNRIQARMEAALPGIPIVVVPQRTSSRSKLARADEIEAEIIRILAVRPCTTVDLSDSLGINPAEVGKYLARLAEAGRIERRTRDGKSYYAIKEG